In Streptosporangium album, the following are encoded in one genomic region:
- a CDS encoding GNAT family N-acetyltransferase: protein MLDGWNRSLPADPTTARWLRDCVLLDPNFDPAGLRVAVLAGEVVGAAYAVRRLTPLAGTDLDPETGWIPFFFVAPEHRGGGLGRRLLREALDFLREDGRSQVDFASYTPNYVLPGIDPQAYPDGHRLLTDLGFTTLYSPVAMDRGLVGYVTPDEVHELRARRAGEGYDFRSPQDGELPELIRFAADVFNPDWGEALRNAVLGGIPRERILIARRDGIVGFAMHGAYRGVPERFGPFGVDPAERGTGLGKILLHATMTRMRAEGLHSSWFLWTGEASPAGHLYTKAGYSVTRRFHVMRWRAEERGEVTG from the coding sequence TTGCTCGATGGGTGGAACCGGAGCCTCCCCGCCGATCCCACGACGGCCCGCTGGTTGCGGGACTGCGTGCTTCTCGATCCCAACTTCGACCCGGCCGGGTTGCGTGTCGCCGTCCTGGCCGGTGAGGTCGTGGGGGCCGCCTACGCCGTACGGCGGCTGACCCCGCTCGCCGGGACGGACCTCGATCCGGAGACCGGCTGGATCCCCTTCTTCTTCGTCGCCCCCGAGCACCGCGGCGGCGGCCTCGGCCGCAGACTGCTCCGGGAGGCGCTGGACTTCCTCCGCGAGGACGGCCGCAGCCAGGTCGACTTCGCCTCCTACACGCCGAATTACGTCCTGCCCGGAATCGATCCGCAGGCCTATCCCGACGGCCACCGGCTCCTGACGGACCTCGGTTTCACGACGCTCTACTCACCGGTGGCCATGGACCGCGGCCTGGTCGGCTACGTCACGCCGGACGAGGTCCACGAGCTCCGGGCCAGGCGGGCCGGTGAAGGTTACGACTTCCGCAGCCCGCAGGACGGGGAGCTGCCCGAGCTGATCCGGTTCGCCGCCGACGTCTTCAACCCCGACTGGGGCGAGGCGCTCAGGAACGCCGTCCTCGGCGGCATCCCCCGCGAGCGCATCCTGATCGCCCGCAGGGACGGGATCGTGGGGTTCGCGATGCATGGGGCCTACCGCGGCGTCCCCGAGCGGTTCGGCCCGTTCGGCGTCGACCCCGCCGAGCGCGGCACCGGGCTCGGCAAGATCCTGCTGCACGCCACGATGACCCGGATGCGCGCCGAGGGACTGCACTCGTCGTGGTTCCTGTGGACCGGCGAGGCCAGCCCCGCGGGCCACCTGTACACGAAGGCCGGTTACTCGGTCACCAGGAGATTCCACGTCATGAGGTGGCGGGCGGAGGAGCGCGGCGAGGTCACCGGCTGA
- a CDS encoding PIG-L deacetylase family protein yields MTHVLAIGAHAGDMDLTAGAVLAQHVQAGDQATLLHLTLGERGHPRIPVAEYAEQKRDEAEGFAAAIGAGVRFLDYEDGLLPEDEDVKMRVGDLIRELRPDVILTHWSESIHKDHARTHRIVLDARFYGGLRTLERELPAYWAGELYYADNWEDAEGYRPDVSVELTEEAYEVWSRAITGYAFARGETYGFPYVDYYRALTIVRGAPAGVRRAQAFAAPKGSRDLRTRFFGKGTAA; encoded by the coding sequence ATGACCCATGTTCTGGCCATCGGCGCCCACGCGGGCGACATGGACCTGACGGCGGGCGCCGTACTCGCCCAGCACGTCCAGGCGGGAGACCAGGCCACCCTGCTGCACCTGACGCTCGGCGAACGGGGCCACCCCCGGATACCCGTCGCCGAGTACGCCGAGCAGAAACGGGACGAGGCGGAAGGTTTCGCGGCGGCGATCGGCGCGGGCGTCCGGTTCCTCGACTACGAGGACGGCCTGCTCCCCGAGGACGAGGACGTCAAGATGCGGGTCGGCGACCTGATCAGGGAGCTGCGGCCGGACGTCATCCTGACGCACTGGAGCGAGAGCATCCACAAGGACCACGCCCGCACCCACCGCATCGTGCTGGACGCCCGCTTCTACGGCGGGCTCCGGACCCTGGAACGCGAGCTGCCCGCGTACTGGGCGGGAGAGCTCTACTACGCCGACAACTGGGAGGACGCCGAGGGCTACCGGCCCGACGTCTCCGTCGAGCTGACCGAGGAGGCCTACGAGGTCTGGTCGCGGGCCATCACCGGTTACGCGTTCGCCCGCGGCGAGACCTACGGCTTCCCCTACGTCGACTACTACCGCGCCCTCACGATCGTGCGCGGGGCCCCCGCCGGGGTCCGGCGGGCGCAGGCGTTCGCGGCGCCCAAGGGCTCCCGCGACCTCCGGACACGCTTCTTCGGAAAGGGAACCGCCGCATGA
- a CDS encoding ABC transporter substrate-binding protein, with the protein MTSHRRQRSRTPIRLLPAALVAALVLAGCSGAPPERGAAAGDAPPLVIHAIDAGSFQEDFNPFHLEGVNLGSTGMIYETLEFINKLKPGESTPWLATGHEWSDKGKTLTLTLRQGVKWTDGTPFTADDVAFTFDTLKKHPELNTAALDLKGTTVLAPDKVEIDFGSTSYAKLYNITGNRPIVAKHLFEKENPVTFTNPKPVGTGPYMLSSFSSQLYEMKKNPAYWQPGKPVVPTLRFPAYTANAVQTGLQQGEIDWAGAFVPDIDKIYVQGQPETNKYYFPPEGLVSLYLNLTKPAFAKPEVRQAISLAVDRDRIVKVAERGYTTVAHPSGVSMPGGDAYLPPEHKDAAYSVDVEKAKQLLQQSGVESSELSFTLLVPSPFTDWVNAAQLIREDLAKIGIKVETRGVAFQDWVSKVGKGTYDMTIRGTPGGPTPYLTLRTLLDGGLAKPVGTSTSGNYERWKDGETDRLIADYTATDDQAAQERAVQGLGKIMVEKVPVLPLFYSPSWAQYRTDKYVGWPSEQDPYAMPSPYTSPDAAVVLLHLRPAGT; encoded by the coding sequence ATGACCTCGCACCGCCGACAACGATCCCGCACCCCGATACGCCTCCTGCCGGCCGCGCTCGTGGCCGCCCTGGTCCTGGCCGGCTGCTCCGGCGCGCCCCCGGAGAGGGGAGCCGCCGCCGGAGACGCCCCTCCGCTCGTGATCCACGCCATCGACGCCGGTTCCTTCCAGGAGGACTTCAACCCCTTTCACCTCGAAGGGGTGAACTTAGGCAGCACCGGGATGATCTACGAGACGCTGGAGTTCATCAACAAGCTCAAGCCCGGCGAGAGCACCCCCTGGCTGGCCACCGGGCACGAATGGTCCGACAAGGGCAAGACCCTGACCCTCACCCTGCGCCAGGGGGTGAAGTGGACCGACGGCACGCCGTTCACCGCCGACGATGTGGCCTTCACCTTCGACACGCTGAAGAAGCACCCCGAGCTCAACACGGCAGCCCTCGACCTGAAGGGCACCACGGTGCTCGCCCCCGACAAGGTCGAGATCGACTTCGGCTCGACGTCGTACGCCAAGTTGTACAACATCACCGGCAACCGGCCGATCGTGGCCAAGCACCTGTTCGAGAAGGAGAACCCGGTCACCTTCACCAATCCCAAGCCGGTCGGCACCGGGCCGTACATGCTCTCGTCGTTCTCCTCCCAGCTCTACGAGATGAAGAAGAATCCCGCCTACTGGCAGCCGGGCAAGCCCGTGGTGCCGACCCTGCGCTTCCCGGCCTACACCGCCAACGCCGTGCAGACCGGGCTGCAGCAGGGGGAGATCGACTGGGCCGGCGCCTTCGTGCCCGACATCGACAAGATCTACGTCCAGGGACAGCCGGAGACCAACAAGTACTACTTCCCGCCCGAGGGGCTGGTCTCGCTCTATCTCAACCTGACCAAGCCGGCCTTCGCCAAGCCCGAGGTACGGCAGGCGATCAGCCTCGCGGTCGACCGGGATCGGATCGTCAAGGTCGCCGAACGCGGCTACACCACCGTGGCGCACCCGAGCGGCGTGTCGATGCCGGGCGGTGACGCCTACCTGCCGCCCGAGCACAAGGACGCCGCATACTCCGTCGACGTGGAGAAGGCCAAGCAGTTGCTCCAGCAGTCGGGCGTGGAGTCGTCCGAGCTGTCCTTCACGCTGCTGGTGCCCTCTCCCTTCACCGACTGGGTGAACGCCGCCCAGCTCATCCGGGAGGACCTGGCCAAGATCGGGATCAAGGTCGAGACGCGGGGCGTGGCCTTCCAGGACTGGGTCTCCAAGGTCGGCAAGGGCACCTACGACATGACGATCCGCGGCACGCCCGGTGGGCCCACCCCGTACCTCACGCTGCGCACGCTGCTCGACGGAGGCCTGGCCAAGCCGGTCGGGACCTCGACCTCGGGCAACTACGAGCGCTGGAAGGACGGGGAGACCGACAGGCTGATCGCCGACTACACCGCGACCGACGACCAGGCCGCGCAGGAGCGGGCCGTCCAGGGGCTCGGAAAGATCATGGTGGAGAAGGTCCCCGTCCTCCCGCTGTTCTACAGCCCCTCCTGGGCCCAGTACCGCACCGACAAGTACGTCGGCTGGCCCAGCGAGCAGGATCCGTACGCGATGCCCTCGCCGTACACCTCACCCGACGCGGCGGTGGTCCTGCTCCACCTCCGGCCGGCGGGCACGTGA
- a CDS encoding ABC transporter permease, whose amino-acid sequence MRFLARRLGFYLLTAWAAVTLNFLIPRLMPGDPVDLLVARLKGNVDPAAIDAMKRAFGISDAGVWQQYLDYLGNLLHGELGRSITFFPAEVSTIIAGSLPWTIGLVGVATLLSYLLGTFLGVIVAWKRGSWLDGVLPATTFMHAVPYFWVALALVFVFGVTLRWFPVSRAYGLDVMPAFDGPFVSSVLYHAALPAITIVIASMADRILGMRNVMVTTLGEDYVVMAEAKGLTSRRVMWAYAARNAILPNITSFALSLGFVVGGSVLTEIVFSYPGIGSMLLKGVENEDFPLMQGIFLVISLAVLAANLLADLAYVVLDPRTRQEA is encoded by the coding sequence GTGAGGTTCCTCGCCAGGCGGCTCGGGTTCTACCTCCTGACGGCCTGGGCCGCCGTCACCCTCAACTTCCTCATCCCCCGGCTGATGCCGGGGGACCCGGTCGACCTGCTGGTGGCCCGGCTGAAGGGCAACGTCGACCCGGCCGCGATCGACGCGATGAAGCGCGCGTTCGGGATCAGCGACGCCGGCGTCTGGCAGCAGTACCTCGACTACCTGGGGAACCTGCTCCACGGCGAGCTGGGCCGGTCGATCACGTTCTTCCCCGCCGAGGTGTCCACGATCATCGCCGGCAGCCTGCCGTGGACGATCGGCCTGGTCGGGGTCGCCACCCTGCTCAGCTATCTGCTGGGCACCTTCCTCGGCGTGATCGTCGCGTGGAAGCGGGGGAGCTGGCTCGACGGGGTGCTGCCCGCCACCACGTTCATGCACGCCGTGCCGTACTTCTGGGTGGCCCTGGCGCTGGTGTTCGTCTTCGGCGTGACGCTGCGGTGGTTCCCGGTGAGCCGCGCCTACGGCCTGGACGTCATGCCCGCCTTCGACGGCCCGTTCGTGTCGAGCGTGCTCTACCACGCGGCGCTGCCGGCCATCACGATCGTGATCGCCTCGATGGCCGACCGCATCCTCGGGATGCGCAACGTCATGGTCACCACGCTGGGTGAGGACTACGTGGTGATGGCCGAGGCCAAGGGGCTCACCAGCCGCCGGGTCATGTGGGCCTACGCCGCCCGCAACGCGATCCTGCCCAACATCACCAGCTTCGCCCTGTCGCTCGGGTTCGTGGTCGGCGGCTCGGTGCTCACCGAGATCGTCTTCTCCTATCCGGGCATCGGCTCGATGCTGCTCAAGGGGGTGGAGAACGAGGACTTCCCGCTGATGCAGGGCATCTTCCTGGTCATCTCGCTGGCGGTGCTGGCCGCCAACCTCCTCGCGGACCTGGCCTACGTCGTGCTCGACCCCCGCACCCGGCAGGAGGCCTGA
- a CDS encoding ABC transporter permease has protein sequence MRSWKIRIGLLILAFFALMAIFGPLLLTGDPSATGGEALAGPSAEHWLGTTQTGQDILLQVVHGSRVSLGVGVLSAVIATAVSIAVGLVGGYFGGVVDEALSVLTNIFLVLPALPLVIVLAGYLPQRGVTSVAVVIAATGWAWGARVLRAQTLSIRRRDFVEAARAGGERPLRIIFYEILPVELPVIATSFLATVVAAILAEAGLSFLGLADLSTVSWGSMLYFAQNGQALLVGAWWWFIPPGLCIALVGAGLGLMNFGIDEIANPRLRTVRAPRRPRRESAAVLETAGEVGP, from the coding sequence ATGCGCTCGTGGAAGATCAGGATCGGCCTGCTGATCCTCGCCTTCTTCGCCCTGATGGCGATCTTCGGACCGCTGCTGCTCACCGGCGACCCGTCCGCCACCGGCGGCGAGGCGCTGGCGGGGCCGTCGGCCGAGCACTGGCTCGGCACCACGCAGACCGGCCAGGACATCCTCCTGCAGGTCGTGCACGGCTCCCGCGTCTCGCTGGGCGTGGGGGTGCTGTCGGCCGTGATCGCCACCGCCGTGTCGATCGCCGTCGGCCTCGTCGGCGGCTACTTCGGCGGCGTCGTCGACGAGGCGCTCTCGGTGCTCACTAACATCTTCCTGGTGCTCCCGGCGCTGCCGCTGGTGATCGTGCTCGCGGGCTACCTGCCCCAGCGCGGTGTCACCTCGGTCGCGGTCGTCATCGCGGCGACCGGCTGGGCCTGGGGCGCCCGCGTCCTGCGCGCGCAGACGCTGTCCATCCGCCGCCGCGACTTCGTCGAGGCGGCCAGGGCCGGCGGCGAGAGGCCGCTGAGGATCATCTTCTACGAGATCCTCCCGGTGGAGCTGCCGGTGATCGCCACCAGCTTCCTGGCCACCGTGGTGGCCGCGATCCTCGCCGAGGCGGGACTGTCCTTCCTCGGGCTGGCCGACCTGTCCACCGTCAGCTGGGGGAGCATGCTCTACTTCGCGCAGAACGGCCAGGCCCTGCTCGTCGGCGCGTGGTGGTGGTTCATCCCGCCGGGCCTGTGCATCGCGCTCGTCGGCGCCGGGCTCGGACTGATGAACTTCGGCATCGACGAGATCGCCAACCCCCGGCTGCGGACCGTACGGGCGCCCCGGCGCCCCCGCCGCGAATCCGCCGCGGTGCTGGAGACCGCGGGAGAGGTGGGCCCGTGA
- a CDS encoding ABC transporter ATP-binding protein produces MNILEIRGLSVDYLSAGGTVHAVDDVSLDLRRGEILGVAGESGSGKSTLAHALGRLLRPPAVVTGGSVLYHRAGGGPVDVLELDRAALRAFRWKELAIVFQSAMNSLNPVSTIGAQIDDVLRIHERDLPRKVRTERAAELLRRVGIGADRLRSYPHELSGGMRQRAVIAIALALNPEIIIMDEPTTALDVVVQRDILHEIRALKDEYGFAVVFITHDLSLLMEISDRIAVMYAGRVVETGAAGELHRAPRHPYTLGLLRSFPKLHGPRQELLSIPGTPPDLRALPSGCAFHPRCRSALDECSSTPPLLRPGPGGEVACLLNDGTGVPVPTGPTSEVDS; encoded by the coding sequence GTGAACATCCTTGAGATCCGCGGCCTCAGCGTGGACTACCTGTCGGCGGGTGGCACCGTGCACGCGGTCGACGACGTCTCGCTGGACCTGCGGCGCGGTGAGATCCTCGGGGTCGCGGGGGAGAGCGGCAGCGGCAAGTCGACGCTGGCGCACGCCCTCGGACGGCTGCTGCGGCCCCCGGCCGTGGTCACCGGCGGTTCCGTGCTCTACCACCGGGCCGGCGGCGGCCCCGTCGACGTCCTGGAGCTCGACCGTGCGGCGCTGCGGGCGTTCCGCTGGAAGGAGCTCGCGATCGTCTTCCAGAGCGCGATGAACTCCCTCAACCCGGTGAGCACCATCGGCGCCCAGATCGACGATGTGCTGCGCATCCACGAACGCGACCTGCCGCGCAAGGTCCGGACCGAACGGGCGGCCGAGCTGCTGCGCCGGGTCGGCATCGGCGCCGACCGGCTGCGCAGCTACCCTCACGAGCTCTCCGGAGGCATGCGCCAGCGTGCCGTGATCGCCATCGCGCTCGCCCTCAACCCGGAGATCATCATCATGGACGAGCCGACGACCGCCCTCGACGTGGTCGTCCAGCGTGACATCCTGCACGAGATCCGGGCACTGAAGGACGAGTACGGCTTCGCGGTCGTCTTCATCACACACGACCTGTCGCTGCTCATGGAGATCTCCGACCGCATCGCGGTCATGTACGCCGGCAGGGTGGTGGAGACCGGAGCGGCCGGGGAACTGCACCGGGCGCCCCGTCATCCGTACACGCTCGGCCTGCTGCGTTCCTTCCCCAAGCTGCACGGGCCCCGCCAGGAACTGCTCAGCATCCCCGGCACGCCGCCGGACCTGAGGGCGCTGCCGTCCGGCTGCGCCTTCCACCCCCGCTGCCGGTCCGCTCTCGACGAGTGCTCCTCGACGCCTCCGCTCCTGCGTCCCGGCCCCGGGGGCGAGGTCGCCTGCCTGCTGAACGACGGGACCGGAGTGCCCGTCCCCACCGGACCGACGTCGGAGGTCGACTCATGA
- a CDS encoding ABC transporter ATP-binding protein, with amino-acid sequence MSGEVVLEGRNLTKNFTAARGPRGRLGRRPPVRAVEDVSLALRAGSVTALVGESGCGKSTVARLLAQVYPATSGEVLLRGRPVRAHRGSGFRDYRRQVQLIFQDPFASLNPFHRVRYHLARPLRIHGHVRSAADEAEQVAELLERVSLTPVEQFMDKLPHELSGGQRQRVAIARALAVRPAVLIADEPVSMLDVSIRLGVLRLLERLADESGLALLYITHDIASARYFAEDITVMYAGRLIERGPGEVLTQEPAHPYTRLLLSAAPDPDRVSPPEILRRGEPPSLADPPGGCRFHPRCPIALPVCSERTPPRTDLGDGRWTECWHYGDG; translated from the coding sequence ATGAGCGGAGAGGTGGTGCTGGAGGGACGGAACCTGACCAAGAACTTCACGGCGGCCCGGGGCCCCAGAGGGAGGCTGGGCCGGCGCCCGCCGGTCCGCGCGGTGGAGGACGTGTCCCTGGCGCTGCGCGCCGGTTCGGTGACCGCGCTGGTGGGGGAGAGCGGCTGCGGCAAGAGCACGGTCGCGCGGCTGCTGGCGCAGGTCTACCCGGCGACCTCCGGGGAGGTGCTGCTGCGCGGCCGTCCCGTGCGCGCCCATCGCGGGTCCGGGTTCCGTGACTACCGCCGCCAGGTGCAGCTGATCTTCCAGGACCCCTTCGCGTCGCTCAACCCCTTCCACCGGGTCCGCTACCACCTGGCCAGGCCCCTGCGGATCCACGGTCACGTGCGCTCGGCCGCCGACGAGGCCGAGCAGGTGGCCGAGCTCCTCGAAAGGGTCAGCCTCACCCCGGTCGAGCAGTTCATGGACAAGCTTCCGCACGAGCTGTCGGGCGGGCAGCGCCAGCGGGTGGCGATCGCCAGGGCACTCGCCGTACGGCCGGCCGTGCTGATCGCCGACGAGCCGGTCTCCATGCTCGACGTGTCGATCCGGCTGGGAGTGCTCCGGCTGCTGGAGCGCCTGGCCGACGAGAGCGGTCTGGCCCTGCTGTACATCACCCATGACATCGCGAGCGCGCGCTACTTCGCCGAGGACATCACGGTGATGTACGCCGGGCGGCTCATCGAGCGTGGTCCGGGGGAGGTGCTCACCCAGGAGCCGGCGCATCCCTACACCCGCCTGCTCCTGTCGGCCGCCCCCGATCCGGACCGCGTGTCGCCACCGGAGATCCTCAGACGCGGCGAGCCCCCCAGCCTGGCCGATCCGCCGGGCGGCTGCCGCTTCCATCCCCGCTGTCCGATCGCCCTGCCGGTCTGCTCGGAGCGGACCCCGCCCCGCACCGATCTCGGCGACGGACGCTGGACCGAGTGCTGGCACTACGGGGACGGCTGA
- a CDS encoding FadR/GntR family transcriptional regulator, whose protein sequence is MTTAPRPFRGRLSRAVEVQEAVKDIILRRRLAAGDPLPTESELIEELGISRNSVREALKALQAVGIVDIRHGFGMFVGRMSLSGLVDELAFHGRITMQDGRNDLGHLIEIREILETGLVQRLIDRHQEADLSPVDVVMEQMEAEALVGDVSPDTDRLFHDVLYRPLGNPLVGQLLGAFWDVYHQLRDNLGSPDESPADVVRRHRDIHAAVAAGDKAAAIAAVHAHFEGVRNRLGRLRRLGDPPHPSTPPQPSP, encoded by the coding sequence GTGACCACAGCCCCCCGCCCGTTCCGCGGCCGGCTCAGCCGCGCCGTCGAGGTCCAAGAGGCCGTCAAGGACATCATCCTGCGGCGCAGGCTCGCGGCCGGCGACCCGCTGCCCACCGAGTCCGAGCTGATCGAGGAGCTCGGGATCAGCCGCAACTCGGTCCGGGAGGCGCTCAAGGCCCTGCAGGCCGTCGGCATCGTGGACATCCGCCACGGCTTCGGGATGTTCGTGGGCCGGATGTCGCTGAGCGGCCTGGTCGACGAGCTGGCCTTCCACGGCCGGATCACGATGCAGGACGGCCGGAACGATCTCGGCCACCTCATCGAGATCCGCGAGATCCTCGAGACCGGCCTGGTCCAGCGGCTGATCGACCGGCACCAGGAGGCCGACCTGTCCCCGGTCGACGTCGTGATGGAGCAGATGGAGGCCGAGGCCCTCGTGGGAGACGTCTCACCGGACACCGACCGGCTCTTCCACGACGTGCTCTACCGCCCCCTGGGCAACCCCCTGGTCGGGCAGCTTCTCGGCGCCTTCTGGGACGTCTACCACCAGCTACGCGACAACCTGGGGAGCCCCGACGAGTCCCCGGCCGACGTCGTGCGGCGGCACCGCGACATCCACGCCGCCGTCGCGGCCGGGGACAAGGCGGCGGCCATCGCCGCGGTGCACGCCCACTTCGAGGGCGTCCGCAACCGGCTGGGCAGGCTGCGGCGGCTGGGCGATCCGCCGCACCCGAGCACCCCGCCTCAGCCGTCCCCGTAG
- a CDS encoding ABC transporter substrate-binding protein yields the protein MSAPPFRPALSRRDFLRYSGAAGAAAAIAASLSACSGGPASTGSVGAGSDKDLVTAVIGYGNDQSWDPTQTASAFTMAGISHIYEGLLDTDPITREPYPALATALPADPAATSWKFTLREGAKWHDGRPVTADDVVFTFQRILDPAANVLVGNFFKAWLQEVKKIDDRNVELVFKFPFPDAAPRLTIAKIMPKHVFGAPGAWDAAKGGKTCGSGPYKQTAHNPKSNTTFEAFADYNGPRPATVKKMNWLSIVDAAARVAKISGAAAEAQIADNVPYANIDQLAASGLTVEGGKGMNHMFLMFNTGAKPFDDVRVRQALHYAIDKQKMIQVALKGHGTASSSFLNEGHPDHAKAATVYDYDPDKAKALLKEAGAENLTVNLMAVNLSWIVDCLPTIAASWEAIGVKTTLEPQDTAALFAKMDQFQDYQVVAAASNPNQFGMDADLIMHYNYVRGGLWMKYSHWESSKAAKDLFEMMDKATEEPGRTEKAELIHKYIDVIAEQAVLYPVVHTELMTAWDPRKLSGIRPQPYPGINLLQAKRT from the coding sequence GTGAGCGCCCCCCCATTCCGGCCCGCCCTCAGCCGCCGCGACTTCCTGCGCTACAGCGGAGCGGCGGGCGCGGCGGCGGCCATCGCGGCCTCCCTCTCCGCTTGTTCGGGCGGACCCGCCTCGACCGGCTCGGTCGGTGCCGGATCGGACAAGGACCTGGTCACCGCCGTCATCGGATACGGCAACGACCAGAGCTGGGACCCGACGCAGACCGCCTCCGCGTTCACGATGGCCGGCATCAGCCACATCTACGAGGGGCTGCTGGACACCGACCCGATCACGCGCGAGCCGTATCCCGCCCTGGCCACCGCCCTGCCGGCGGACCCGGCGGCCACCTCGTGGAAGTTCACCCTCCGCGAGGGCGCGAAGTGGCACGACGGCCGGCCGGTGACCGCCGACGACGTGGTCTTCACCTTCCAGCGGATCCTCGACCCGGCCGCGAACGTGCTCGTCGGCAACTTCTTCAAGGCATGGCTGCAGGAGGTCAAGAAGATCGACGACCGCAACGTCGAACTGGTCTTCAAGTTCCCGTTCCCCGACGCGGCGCCGCGGCTGACGATCGCCAAGATCATGCCCAAGCACGTCTTCGGCGCCCCCGGCGCCTGGGACGCGGCCAAGGGCGGCAAGACCTGCGGATCCGGCCCCTACAAGCAGACCGCGCACAATCCCAAGTCGAACACGACCTTCGAGGCGTTCGCCGACTACAACGGCCCGCGGCCGGCCACCGTCAAGAAGATGAACTGGCTGTCCATCGTCGACGCCGCGGCGCGGGTCGCCAAGATCTCCGGAGCCGCGGCCGAGGCGCAGATCGCCGACAACGTCCCCTACGCCAACATCGACCAGCTCGCCGCGTCAGGGCTGACCGTCGAGGGCGGCAAGGGCATGAACCACATGTTCCTCATGTTCAACACCGGTGCCAAACCCTTCGACGACGTGCGGGTACGGCAGGCGCTGCACTACGCGATCGACAAGCAGAAGATGATCCAGGTGGCGCTCAAGGGGCACGGCACCGCGTCGAGCTCCTTCCTCAACGAGGGACACCCCGACCACGCCAAGGCGGCCACCGTCTACGACTACGACCCGGACAAGGCCAAGGCGCTGCTCAAGGAGGCCGGGGCCGAGAACCTGACGGTCAACCTGATGGCGGTCAACCTGAGCTGGATCGTCGACTGCCTGCCGACCATCGCCGCCTCCTGGGAGGCGATCGGCGTCAAGACCACACTGGAGCCGCAGGACACCGCCGCGCTGTTCGCCAAGATGGACCAGTTCCAGGACTACCAGGTGGTCGCCGCCGCGTCGAACCCCAACCAGTTCGGCATGGACGCCGATCTGATCATGCACTACAACTACGTCCGCGGCGGCCTGTGGATGAAGTACAGCCACTGGGAGAGCAGCAAGGCGGCCAAGGATCTCTTCGAGATGATGGACAAGGCCACCGAGGAGCCGGGCAGGACGGAGAAGGCCGAGCTGATCCACAAGTACATCGACGTCATCGCCGAGCAGGCGGTGCTCTATCCGGTCGTGCACACCGAGTTGATGACCGCGTGGGATCCACGGAAACTCTCCGGAATCCGCCCGCAGCCGTACCCGGGCATCAACCTGCTGCAGGCCAAGCGCACCTGA
- a CDS encoding ABC transporter permease — protein sequence MLLRRVLILIPLLLGVVLFVFIVMRFSNSKPEYAYFQGANPTPEQIHRFQVENGLLDPLPLRYVHFVGDLLHGDMGTSVLTKAPVLDSVLTALPLTVQLTFLGLGIAVVVALVLGVTAALFRDRWPDQVIRVVSLVGVAAPAFWLALLMIQWLAVGKGIFPTGGYINPADSLTGWLRSMTLPALSLSLPVAAQLIRIIRTSMVEELDRDYVRTAIGSGLPPLVVVGRNVLRNALINPLTVLGLRIGYLLGGAVVIEQIYSLPGMGQLMINAVRDGDPAVVQGVVLTIAVGFMAVNLAVDVLYLLINPRLRSAA from the coding sequence ATGCTTCTCCGCCGCGTCCTCATCCTGATCCCGCTGCTGCTGGGCGTCGTCCTGTTCGTCTTCATCGTCATGCGGTTCTCGAACAGCAAGCCGGAGTACGCCTACTTCCAGGGTGCCAACCCGACCCCGGAACAGATCCACCGGTTCCAGGTCGAGAACGGCCTGCTGGACCCGCTGCCGCTGCGGTACGTGCACTTCGTCGGTGACCTGCTCCACGGTGACATGGGCACCAGCGTGCTCACCAAGGCCCCCGTGCTGGACTCGGTGCTCACCGCTCTGCCGCTGACCGTCCAGCTCACCTTCCTGGGGCTGGGGATCGCCGTGGTCGTCGCGCTGGTCCTCGGCGTCACCGCGGCGCTCTTCCGGGACCGCTGGCCCGACCAGGTGATCCGGGTGGTGTCGCTGGTCGGGGTGGCGGCCCCGGCCTTCTGGCTGGCGCTGCTGATGATCCAGTGGCTCGCGGTGGGTAAGGGGATCTTCCCGACCGGCGGGTACATCAACCCCGCCGACTCCCTCACCGGCTGGCTGAGGTCGATGACACTGCCCGCCCTGTCGCTGTCCCTCCCGGTGGCGGCCCAGCTCATCCGGATCATCCGCACCTCCATGGTCGAGGAACTGGACAGGGACTACGTCCGCACCGCGATCGGCAGTGGGCTCCCCCCGCTGGTGGTCGTCGGGCGCAACGTGCTGCGCAACGCCCTGATCAACCCGCTCACGGTGCTGGGCCTGCGGATCGGATACCTGCTCGGCGGCGCGGTGGTCATCGAGCAGATCTACTCCCTGCCAGGGATGGGACAACTCATGATCAACGCCGTACGTGACGGTGACCCGGCGGTGGTCCAGGGCGTGGTGCTGACCATCGCCGTCGGATTCATGGCCGTCAACCTGGCCGTCGACGTCCTCTACCTGCTGATCAACCCCCGGCTCAGGAGCGCCGCCTGA